One genomic window of Streptomyces sp. NBC_01276 includes the following:
- a CDS encoding 3-hydroxybutyryl-CoA dehydrogenase, with protein MSAALRRVGIVGGGRMGAGIAEVCARAGLDTVVREADATAARAARERVAVSLERAVQRGKLDRISAEDALTRLVFTGELDDLADRQLVIEAVPENADVKTETFAALDKILADPGAILATNTSSLPVMRLGMATGRADRMVGLHFFNPVPVLPLVEVVPSLHTSRETVETVERFAREVLGKTVIRSQDRAGFVVNALLVPYLLSAVRMAESGFATAADIDAGMELGCAHPMGPLRLADLIGLDTVAAIAESLYDEFKEPLYAPPPLLMRMVQAGLLGRKTGRGFHAYDRDR; from the coding sequence GTGAGCGCCGCCCTCCGCAGGGTCGGGATCGTCGGCGGCGGCCGGATGGGTGCCGGGATCGCCGAGGTCTGCGCCCGCGCCGGTCTGGACACGGTCGTCCGCGAAGCCGACGCCACCGCCGCCCGGGCGGCCCGTGAACGGGTCGCCGTCTCGCTCGAACGCGCCGTCCAGCGGGGCAAGCTCGACCGGATCTCCGCCGAGGACGCCCTCACCCGGCTCGTCTTCACCGGCGAACTCGACGACCTCGCCGACCGGCAGCTGGTCATCGAGGCCGTCCCCGAGAACGCCGACGTCAAGACCGAGACCTTCGCGGCCCTCGACAAGATCCTCGCCGATCCCGGGGCGATCCTCGCCACCAACACCTCCTCCCTGCCCGTCATGCGCCTGGGGATGGCCACAGGACGCGCCGACCGCATGGTGGGACTGCACTTCTTCAACCCGGTGCCCGTCCTGCCCCTGGTGGAGGTCGTCCCCTCGCTGCACACCTCCCGGGAGACGGTGGAAACGGTGGAGAGGTTCGCCCGCGAGGTCCTGGGCAAGACGGTGATCCGCTCGCAGGACCGGGCCGGCTTCGTCGTCAACGCCCTCCTCGTCCCGTACCTGCTCTCCGCCGTCCGGATGGCCGAGTCGGGTTTCGCCACCGCCGCCGACATCGACGCCGGCATGGAGCTGGGCTGCGCCCACCCCATGGGCCCGTTGAGGCTGGCCGACCTCATCGGCCTCGACACGGTCGCCGCCATCGCCGAGTCGCTCTACGACGAGTTCAAGGAACCCCTCTACGCCCCGCCGCCGCTGCTGATGCGGATGGTGCAGGCAGGGCTGCTGGGCCGGAAGACGGGCCGGGGGTTCCACGCGTACGACCGGGACCGCTGA
- the aceA gene encoding isocitrate lyase, with translation MADTNTTAAAAERLEQRWATDPRWAGVQRTYSARDVIRLSGSVREEHTLARRGAERLWRRLHDLDYVHALGALTGGQAVQQVRAGLQAIYLSGWQVAADANQAGHTYPDQSLYPVNSVPQVVRRINNALLRADQIATAEEAGDTTDWLAPVVADAEAGFGGPLNAFELTKAMIAAGAAGIHYEDQLASEKKCGHLGGKVLVPTSQHIRTLNAARLAADIADTPTLIIARTDALAANLLTSDVDERDARFATGERTAEGFYRVRNGMAPVIARGLAYAPYADLIWVETGTPDLAQAREFAEAIHAQYPDRMLAYNCSPSFNWKAALDDDQIAKFQRELGAMGYKFQFITLAGFHSLNHGMFDLARGYAEHGMTAYVDLQEREFAAQQQGFTAVRHQREVGTGYFDLVSTAVNPASSTTALTGSTEEEQFH, from the coding sequence ATGGCAGACACGAACACGACGGCGGCGGCGGCCGAGCGGCTGGAGCAGCGGTGGGCCACGGACCCGAGGTGGGCGGGCGTCCAGCGCACGTACTCGGCGCGGGACGTGATCCGGTTGTCCGGGAGCGTCCGCGAGGAGCACACCCTGGCACGACGCGGCGCCGAACGGCTGTGGCGCCGGCTGCACGATCTCGACTACGTCCACGCGCTCGGCGCCCTGACCGGTGGTCAGGCCGTCCAGCAGGTGCGTGCCGGCCTGCAGGCCATCTACCTGTCCGGATGGCAGGTGGCGGCCGATGCCAACCAGGCCGGGCACACCTACCCCGACCAGTCCCTGTACCCGGTCAACTCCGTTCCCCAGGTGGTGCGCCGGATCAACAACGCGCTGCTGCGCGCGGACCAGATCGCCACGGCCGAGGAGGCCGGCGACACCACCGACTGGCTGGCCCCGGTCGTCGCCGACGCCGAGGCCGGCTTCGGCGGCCCGCTCAACGCCTTCGAGCTGACCAAGGCGATGATCGCGGCGGGCGCGGCGGGCATCCACTACGAGGACCAGCTGGCCTCTGAGAAGAAGTGCGGCCACCTCGGCGGCAAGGTCCTGGTCCCGACCTCCCAGCACATCCGCACCCTCAACGCCGCCCGCCTCGCCGCCGACATCGCCGACACGCCGACGCTGATCATCGCCCGTACGGATGCGCTCGCGGCCAACTTGCTGACCAGCGACGTCGACGAGCGCGACGCGCGGTTCGCCACCGGTGAGCGCACCGCCGAGGGCTTCTACCGGGTGCGGAACGGGATGGCCCCCGTCATCGCCCGCGGCCTGGCCTACGCCCCGTACGCCGACCTCATCTGGGTCGAGACCGGCACCCCCGACCTCGCGCAGGCCCGCGAGTTCGCCGAGGCGATCCACGCGCAGTACCCGGACCGGATGCTGGCGTACAACTGCTCACCGTCCTTCAACTGGAAGGCGGCGCTGGACGATGACCAGATCGCCAAGTTCCAGCGGGAACTGGGCGCCATGGGCTACAAGTTCCAGTTCATCACGCTCGCGGGCTTCCACTCCCTCAACCACGGCATGTTCGACCTCGCCCGCGGCTACGCCGAGCACGGCATGACGGCCTACGTCGACCTCCAGGAGCGCGAGTTCGCCGCCCAGCAGCAGGGCTTCACCGCCGTCAGGCACCAGCGCGAGGTCGGCACCGGCTACTTCGACCTGGTCTCCACCGCGGTCAACCCCGCCTCCTCCACCACCGCGCTCACCGGCTCCACCGAGGAGGAGCAGTTCCACTGA
- a CDS encoding MFS transporter: MAFSMLQLFLLGALGPRLVEEPGISPAVLGLATTVGFGTAAVLSPAGGRMVDRVGPRRSLVLLLVLSAVALALIGAAPGAGLLLGAVALGGIPQALANPATNKAILAAVPSARRGAVTGLKQSGVQLGAFAAGLPLAALAGGLGWRGAVWTASGAALLAGAWALRALPADPPVPPAPPVRTSYVPRGMVAWLAGFSLFLGAGIASVNTYLALYGVRGLGMGPTPAGGLVAVLGVAGVLGRVGWSKAARPGRAEWLPGLLACGAVGAAALLAGGSLARPLVWAGAVAVGVFAVSGNAVSMVLVVQRAAPGRAGQESALVAAGFFAGFAMGPPLFGFLAQSGRYGSGWLLVAVEFAAAGAVAFLWAVRDRRARTGKEA; encoded by the coding sequence ATGGCGTTCTCGATGCTGCAACTGTTCCTGCTCGGTGCGCTGGGGCCCCGCCTGGTGGAGGAACCGGGCATCTCCCCGGCGGTGTTGGGACTGGCGACCACGGTCGGCTTCGGGACGGCCGCCGTGTTGTCCCCGGCCGGCGGCCGGATGGTGGACCGCGTCGGGCCCCGGCGCTCGCTCGTGCTCCTGCTCGTCCTCTCCGCGGTGGCCCTCGCCCTGATCGGCGCCGCCCCCGGCGCGGGCCTGCTGCTGGGCGCGGTCGCGCTGGGCGGAATACCGCAGGCCCTGGCCAACCCCGCGACCAACAAGGCGATCCTGGCCGCCGTCCCGTCGGCCCGGCGGGGTGCGGTGACCGGCCTCAAGCAGTCCGGTGTCCAGCTGGGCGCGTTCGCCGCCGGGCTGCCGCTCGCCGCCCTCGCCGGCGGCCTCGGCTGGCGGGGCGCGGTGTGGACGGCCTCCGGGGCGGCCTTGCTCGCCGGGGCGTGGGCGCTGCGTGCGCTGCCCGCCGACCCGCCCGTCCCGCCGGCCCCGCCCGTTCGCACGTCGTACGTACCGAGGGGGATGGTGGCCTGGCTGGCGGGATTCTCGCTGTTCCTGGGAGCCGGGATCGCTTCCGTCAACACCTATCTCGCCCTGTACGGGGTGCGCGGCCTGGGGATGGGCCCCACCCCGGCCGGTGGCCTGGTCGCCGTCCTCGGCGTCGCGGGCGTACTCGGCCGGGTCGGGTGGTCGAAGGCCGCCCGCCCGGGACGGGCCGAGTGGCTGCCGGGTCTGCTGGCCTGCGGTGCCGTGGGCGCCGCGGCTCTCCTGGCCGGCGGGTCGCTCGCCCGTCCGCTGGTATGGGCCGGCGCCGTCGCCGTCGGAGTGTTCGCCGTCTCCGGCAACGCCGTCTCGATGGTGCTGGTCGTGCAGCGCGCCGCTCCGGGCCGGGCCGGCCAGGAATCGGCGCTCGTCGCGGCCGGGTTCTTCGCCGGATTTGCCATGGGCCCGCCGCTGTTCGGCTTCCTCGCGCAGAGCGGGCGGTACGGGTCCGGCTGGCTGCTGGTCGCGGTGGAGTTCGCCGCGGCGGGAGCGGTGGCGTTCCTCTGGGCCGTACGGGACCGGCGCGCGCGGACGGGGAAGGAGGCATGA
- a CDS encoding CoA transferase, which produces MASPATTQTVRPLDTLAFGTSGPPQITDVVAAHLRLLGARCDGPTDDGPPGRVTLSGAGFDPARATVTWAKPGSGLVDEATVQAATGMMAVHGRRDGSPRGLAADYAATATAVLTVQGLLAGLVGQARGAGPSHITTGADRAGLLAVSQYLAAAGADEGEAAELGPGGPPFTSAEGVPFELETLDPGAWAAFWRALGAPADAMRAGWRPFQFRYATACAPFPRVLHSVTRSHPLPRIRRAAVLSGAEVCVLRTLAERALETDGAAPWSLRPLSGGPAPSRPRTTVSPSAGRPLAGLTVLEAGRRIQAPLAAHLLGLLGAEVIRIEPPGGDPLRGMPPACSGISARWLALNRGKKAVEVDIKAEADRRRLREMAAEADVFLHNWAPGKAAEFALDADDLARVNPALVHAYTSGWAERLQDAPIGTDFMVQARTGVGEAVRPEGEPPAPSMMTLLDVLGGLHGAEAVLAGLLLRERTGHGVRVDSSLLGAADSLTAPALRRVARGEAARRPAGFRHPLPTADGWLAPADENAGAAAAYDLRDLSTSDAVDRLSSHGLAVTAVTTDLRDLHHDARFAGSVGRDAHGAPAVTAPWSLV; this is translated from the coding sequence ATGGCGTCCCCCGCAACCACGCAGACGGTCCGGCCGCTCGACACACTGGCCTTCGGCACCTCGGGGCCCCCGCAGATCACCGACGTCGTCGCCGCACACCTGCGGCTGCTCGGAGCGCGATGCGACGGGCCCACCGACGACGGCCCACCGGGCCGCGTCACGCTCTCCGGCGCGGGCTTCGACCCCGCTCGCGCGACCGTCACCTGGGCGAAGCCCGGCAGCGGGCTCGTCGACGAGGCGACCGTGCAGGCCGCGACCGGCATGATGGCGGTCCACGGACGGCGCGACGGCAGCCCGCGCGGCCTGGCCGCCGACTACGCGGCGACGGCCACCGCCGTCCTCACCGTCCAAGGACTGCTCGCCGGCCTGGTCGGCCAGGCCCGCGGCGCCGGGCCCTCCCACATCACCACCGGTGCCGACCGGGCCGGGCTGCTCGCCGTCTCCCAGTACCTCGCCGCCGCCGGGGCCGATGAGGGCGAAGCCGCCGAACTCGGTCCGGGAGGACCGCCCTTCACCTCGGCCGAGGGCGTGCCGTTCGAGTTGGAGACCCTCGATCCGGGTGCCTGGGCCGCGTTCTGGCGGGCCCTGGGAGCCCCGGCCGACGCGATGCGGGCGGGGTGGCGGCCGTTCCAGTTCCGCTACGCCACCGCCTGCGCCCCCTTCCCCCGGGTCCTCCACTCGGTGACCCGTTCACACCCCCTCCCACGGATCCGGCGGGCCGCGGTGCTCTCCGGCGCCGAGGTGTGCGTACTGCGCACCCTGGCCGAACGCGCCCTGGAGACGGACGGCGCCGCGCCCTGGTCGCTGCGGCCACTGTCCGGTGGCCCCGCGCCGTCGCGCCCCCGTACGACGGTTTCCCCCTCGGCCGGCCGACCGCTGGCCGGGCTGACGGTGCTGGAGGCGGGCCGTCGCATCCAGGCACCCCTCGCCGCGCACCTGCTCGGCCTGCTGGGGGCCGAGGTCATCCGGATCGAGCCGCCGGGCGGGGACCCGCTGCGCGGCATGCCGCCCGCCTGCTCCGGGATCTCGGCCCGCTGGCTCGCCCTCAACCGGGGCAAGAAGGCCGTCGAAGTGGACATCAAGGCCGAGGCCGACCGCCGCCGGCTCCGGGAGATGGCCGCGGAGGCCGACGTCTTCCTGCACAACTGGGCACCGGGCAAGGCCGCGGAGTTCGCTCTGGACGCCGACGACCTCGCGCGGGTCAATCCGGCCCTGGTCCACGCGTACACGAGCGGCTGGGCCGAACGGCTCCAGGACGCCCCCATCGGCACCGACTTCATGGTGCAGGCCCGCACGGGGGTGGGCGAGGCGGTCCGCCCCGAAGGGGAGCCCCCCGCGCCCTCGATGATGACCCTGCTCGACGTACTGGGGGGTCTGCACGGTGCCGAAGCCGTTCTCGCGGGGCTGCTGCTGAGGGAACGCACCGGCCACGGCGTACGGGTGGACTCCTCGCTGCTCGGCGCCGCCGACTCGCTGACCGCCCCCGCCCTGCGGCGGGTGGCGCGCGGGGAGGCCGCCAGGCGGCCGGCGGGATTCCGGCACCCGCTGCCGACGGCCGACGGCTGGCTCGCCCCCGCCGACGAAAACGCCGGGGCCGCGGCCGCGTACGACCTGCGCGACCTCTCCACGAGCGACGCGGTCGACCGGCTGAGTTCCCACGGCCTCGCCGTCACCGCCGTCACCACCGACCTCCGCGACCTGCACCACGACGCGCGCTTCGCCGGCTCGGTCGGCCGTGACGCGCACGGTGCCCCCGCCGTCACCGCCCCCTGGAGCCTCGTATGA
- the aceB gene encoding malate synthase A: MTTSAPARAVRVLAAPGDRHDEMLTPAALDFLSALAEAFGDRRQELLKERRRQAVRLASGSPLGFPVATAAVRGDLTWRVAPPAPGLEDRRVEITGPPERRMTVSALNSGAQVWMADFEDATAPTWDNIIGGQLNLLDACRGRIDFTTSEGRRYRLGENLPAIVVRPRGWHLTEEHLDFDGRPVPAPLVDFGLYFFHCAQRRIDAGHGPYFYLPKLENRYEARLWNDIFVFAQDLLGIPHGTVRATVLIETVTAAFEMEEILYELRDHCAGLNAGRRDYLFSLIKTFGHRTDFQLPDRARVTMTAPFMRAFTELLVRTCHKRGAHAIGGMSAHVPGKDPEANRAALAEVRLDKEREALDGFDGSRVAHPALVPVCREVFDGVLGGRPHQLDRTREDVRVEAADLLSVRRISGPPTEHGVRTDIAVALRYFEAWLRGRGAVALDGLMEDAATAEIARVQIWQWLRHGVLDRDTVQRVLDEELADLGATHPWAALDEVRGLFERTALATGLPLFFTPDAYTRHLVRIPEVRS; this comes from the coding sequence ATGACCACCAGTGCCCCTGCCCGCGCCGTGCGCGTCCTCGCGGCCCCGGGCGACCGCCACGACGAGATGCTCACCCCCGCGGCCCTGGACTTCCTCTCCGCACTCGCCGAGGCCTTCGGCGACCGCCGGCAGGAGCTGCTCAAGGAGCGCCGCCGGCAGGCCGTCCGCCTGGCCTCCGGATCCCCGCTCGGCTTTCCCGTGGCCACCGCTGCCGTCCGCGGCGACCTGACCTGGCGGGTCGCCCCGCCGGCCCCCGGCCTTGAGGACCGCCGGGTGGAGATCACCGGACCGCCCGAGCGGCGCATGACCGTCAGCGCCCTCAACTCCGGTGCGCAGGTGTGGATGGCGGACTTCGAGGACGCCACCGCGCCCACCTGGGACAACATCATCGGCGGCCAGCTGAACCTCCTCGACGCCTGCCGGGGCCGGATCGACTTCACCACCTCCGAGGGCAGGCGGTACCGCCTCGGCGAGAACCTGCCCGCCATCGTGGTGCGGCCCCGAGGCTGGCACCTGACGGAAGAGCACCTGGATTTCGACGGCCGGCCCGTGCCCGCCCCACTGGTCGACTTCGGCCTGTACTTCTTCCACTGCGCGCAGCGGCGGATCGACGCCGGACACGGCCCGTACTTCTACCTCCCCAAGCTGGAGAACCGCTACGAGGCGCGGCTCTGGAACGACATCTTCGTCTTCGCCCAGGACCTGCTCGGCATTCCCCACGGCACGGTCCGGGCCACCGTCCTCATCGAGACGGTCACGGCCGCCTTCGAGATGGAGGAGATCCTCTACGAGCTCCGCGACCACTGCGCCGGTCTGAACGCGGGCCGCCGGGACTACCTGTTCAGCCTGATCAAGACCTTCGGGCACCGCACCGACTTCCAACTCCCGGACCGGGCCCGGGTCACCATGACCGCACCGTTCATGCGGGCCTTCACCGAGCTGCTCGTCCGCACCTGCCACAAGCGCGGCGCCCACGCCATCGGCGGAATGTCCGCCCACGTCCCCGGCAAGGACCCGGAGGCGAACCGTGCGGCCCTCGCCGAGGTGCGCCTCGACAAGGAGCGCGAGGCACTGGACGGCTTCGACGGCTCCCGGGTCGCGCACCCCGCCCTGGTGCCCGTCTGCCGCGAGGTCTTCGACGGGGTCCTGGGCGGGCGCCCGCACCAGCTCGACCGCACCCGCGAGGACGTACGGGTGGAGGCCGCGGACCTGCTCTCCGTACGGCGGATCAGCGGCCCGCCCACCGAACACGGCGTACGCACCGACATCGCCGTCGCGCTGCGGTACTTCGAGGCCTGGCTGCGCGGCCGGGGCGCCGTGGCCCTCGACGGGCTGATGGAGGACGCCGCCACCGCCGAGATCGCCCGGGTCCAGATCTGGCAGTGGCTGCGCCACGGGGTACTGGACCGCGACACGGTGCAACGGGTGCTCGACGAGGAGCTCGCCGACCTCGGCGCCACACACCCCTGGGCCGCCCTCGACGAGGTACGGGGGCTGTTCGAGCGCACCGCGCTCGCCACCGGACTCCCGCTCTTCTTCACCCCCGACGCCTACACCCGTCACCTCGTGCGCATCCCGGAGGTACGGTCGTGA
- a CDS encoding sigma-70 family RNA polymerase sigma factor has product MTPALPLPTRPRPVRERAARHTPDSDAAVTRLALAARDGDPAKADRFVRALHRDVWRYVAYLSSDPQAAEDLTQDVFLRALAALPRFEGRSSARTWLLSIARRTVVDSVRHAAARPRLSDRDDWQSAAEQSQPHGLPGFEVGVALAELLAAIPAERREAFVLTQLLGLPYAEAALAVGCPIGTVRSRVARARTMLIALLTDAEPPAATPARLPSYDDRGSGASASSVALASLV; this is encoded by the coding sequence ATGACTCCTGCCCTGCCCCTGCCCACCCGGCCCCGTCCCGTCCGCGAAAGGGCGGCCCGGCACACGCCGGACTCCGATGCGGCGGTGACCCGACTCGCCCTCGCCGCGCGCGACGGCGACCCCGCGAAGGCCGACCGGTTCGTCCGGGCCCTGCACCGCGATGTATGGCGGTACGTGGCGTACCTCAGCTCGGATCCCCAGGCGGCCGAAGACCTCACCCAGGACGTGTTCCTGCGGGCACTCGCCGCGCTGCCCCGGTTCGAGGGCCGCTCCTCCGCCCGCACCTGGCTCCTGTCCATCGCCCGGCGCACCGTCGTCGACAGCGTGCGCCATGCCGCCGCCCGCCCCCGGCTGTCGGACCGCGACGACTGGCAGAGCGCCGCCGAACAGAGCCAGCCCCACGGCCTTCCCGGTTTCGAGGTCGGCGTCGCCCTCGCGGAGCTCCTGGCCGCGATCCCCGCCGAGCGCCGCGAGGCCTTCGTCCTCACCCAGCTGCTCGGCCTGCCCTACGCCGAGGCCGCGCTCGCCGTCGGGTGCCCCATCGGTACGGTCCGCTCCCGCGTGGCCCGCGCGCGCACCATGCTCATCGCTCTGCTGACCGACGCCGAACCGCCCGCGGCCACCCCGGCCCGCCTCCCTTCGTACGACGACCGGGGCTCCGGAGCGTCCGCCTCGTCCGTGGCCCTGGCATCGCTGGTCTGA
- a CDS encoding acyl-CoA dehydrogenase family protein produces the protein MTDSGTEYAGPVQPEPGAAELREEVERFVRTRVIPSETVLDAGGREAAAALAELRAEARAAGLWALPLPADLGGGGLTFRAYAALAEAEGASDHGPAALGSAPLLDVTMLNRHGGTRVREEYLERLVAGEMRTCYAMTEPDVPGTDPLLTGTRAEARADGGWVISGRKWFTSGAAGADLVTVMARTGGAAGDREGLSLLLVPTGSPGFRVVRELRVLGAAGQYEIELDRVRVPADHLLGAGGDALAIAGERLALGRTLRCLRWLGQARRAFDLMAERAATRRGSRGPLADHQLVQQHVFDSLLALRTTRPLVHEAVALIAAGRDARTEVGLAKVAAARMLQQVTDSAIQVHGAAGLGPDTALPSLFRGGRAARILDGPDELHITSVARRVLRGYGRAHGAATRG, from the coding sequence GTGACGGATTCGGGCACGGAGTACGCCGGACCGGTTCAACCCGAACCGGGGGCGGCCGAGTTGAGGGAGGAGGTCGAACGGTTCGTCCGTACGAGGGTGATCCCGTCCGAAACGGTGCTGGACGCGGGCGGAAGGGAAGCGGCCGCCGCCCTGGCGGAGTTGCGGGCCGAGGCGCGTGCCGCCGGGCTGTGGGCCCTGCCGCTCCCGGCGGACCTGGGCGGCGGCGGCCTGACGTTCCGTGCGTACGCGGCGCTCGCCGAGGCCGAGGGCGCCAGCGATCACGGTCCCGCCGCACTGGGCTCCGCCCCGCTGCTCGACGTCACCATGCTGAACCGCCACGGCGGCACCCGGGTGCGCGAGGAGTACCTGGAACGTCTGGTCGCGGGCGAGATGCGCACCTGCTACGCGATGACCGAGCCGGACGTACCGGGCACCGACCCGCTCCTCACCGGCACGCGTGCCGAGGCCCGGGCGGACGGCGGTTGGGTGATCAGCGGCCGCAAGTGGTTCACCTCCGGAGCCGCCGGCGCCGATCTCGTCACCGTCATGGCGCGTACGGGCGGGGCGGCGGGCGACCGCGAGGGCCTCTCCCTGCTGCTCGTACCGACCGGCTCACCCGGCTTCCGCGTCGTACGCGAACTGCGCGTACTGGGGGCGGCGGGCCAGTACGAGATCGAACTGGACCGGGTCCGCGTGCCCGCCGACCACCTCCTCGGCGCGGGTGGCGACGCCCTGGCCATCGCGGGTGAACGGCTCGCGCTCGGCCGCACGCTGCGCTGCCTGCGCTGGCTGGGGCAGGCCCGGCGCGCCTTCGACCTCATGGCCGAACGCGCCGCCACCCGCCGGGGATCGCGCGGGCCGCTCGCCGACCACCAGCTGGTCCAGCAGCACGTCTTCGACTCCCTCCTCGCGCTGCGCACCACCCGGCCCCTGGTCCACGAGGCGGTAGCGCTGATCGCGGCCGGACGGGACGCCCGTACCGAGGTGGGTCTGGCCAAGGTCGCCGCCGCCCGGATGCTGCAGCAGGTCACGGACTCCGCCATCCAGGTCCACGGCGCTGCCGGGCTCGGCCCGGACACGGCGCTGCCGTCGCTGTTCCGCGGCGGACGCGCGGCCCGCATCCTCGACGGCCCGGACGAGCTGCACATCACCTCGGTGGCCCGCCGCGTGCTGCGCGGCTACGGCCGGGCCCACGGGGCCGCTACACGCGGGTGA
- a CDS encoding sugar ABC transporter permease — translation MTPGDRAGRALAAVIGRVTVTEAEAGARFPLYADPVDGRWKTTGRGSWTGGFWAGLLWLRARYTGDGAHRRAAADCTARLAPWAESDTATRGLIFWYGTAPALGTPEAVALRARAARACLDSYDPGAGIVPWGAALGGPRLLARADAVPGLVPLLAAAGPEGAVVAAAHLHRHLDLALGPEGAGSGRRPRPAWTFDPAAGWSPCADPAPGWSRGEAWLLLAVADALLRPEIARHRPERLALAAEQLLVQARALTGPLVPPNEASRPRGPVDTSAAAITAVALLKLSRARAPRAEVCARRAVAILSRLTGAHLSEAGPGRPPGMLLDGCYDAAKGLAVRHELIWGDFFLALGLAALGDLVDITRV, via the coding sequence ATGACCCCCGGCGACCGGGCCGGACGGGCGCTCGCGGCCGTCATCGGCCGGGTGACGGTGACCGAGGCCGAGGCGGGCGCCCGCTTCCCGCTGTACGCGGACCCGGTCGACGGGCGGTGGAAGACGACCGGCCGAGGCTCGTGGACCGGCGGCTTCTGGGCCGGACTGCTGTGGTTGCGGGCCCGGTACACGGGGGACGGGGCACACCGGCGGGCCGCCGCGGACTGCACCGCCCGACTCGCTCCGTGGGCGGAATCCGACACCGCCACCCGGGGACTGATCTTCTGGTACGGGACGGCGCCGGCCCTGGGCACACCCGAAGCCGTCGCGCTCCGGGCGAGGGCGGCCCGCGCCTGTCTGGACTCCTACGACCCCGGGGCGGGGATCGTGCCCTGGGGCGCGGCGCTCGGCGGCCCCCGCCTCCTGGCCCGCGCGGACGCCGTACCGGGGCTGGTGCCCCTCCTGGCCGCGGCCGGACCCGAAGGGGCCGTCGTGGCCGCGGCCCACCTCCACCGGCACCTCGACCTCGCCCTCGGCCCGGAGGGCGCGGGAAGCGGCCGCCGGCCGCGGCCCGCCTGGACGTTCGACCCGGCAGCGGGCTGGTCCCCCTGTGCGGATCCGGCACCGGGGTGGAGCCGCGGAGAGGCGTGGCTGCTCCTGGCCGTGGCCGACGCACTGCTCCGGCCGGAGATCGCCCGCCACCGGCCGGAGCGGCTCGCCCTCGCCGCGGAGCAGTTGCTGGTACAGGCGCGGGCACTGACCGGGCCGCTCGTCCCGCCCAACGAGGCGTCCCGGCCGCGGGGGCCCGTCGACACCTCGGCCGCGGCGATCACCGCCGTCGCGCTGCTCAAGCTGTCGCGCGCACGGGCACCCCGGGCCGAGGTGTGTGCGCGGCGGGCCGTGGCGATCCTGAGCCGACTGACCGGGGCCCACCTCAGCGAAGCGGGTCCGGGCCGGCCGCCGGGAATGCTGCTGGACGGCTGCTACGACGCCGCCAAGGGCCTGGCGGTGCGTCACGAACTCATCTGGGGCGACTTCTTCCTGGCCCTCGGACTGGCCGCACTGGGCGACCTCGTCGACATCACCCGCGTGTAG